In the genome of Mucisphaera calidilacus, one region contains:
- a CDS encoding WD40/YVTN/BNR-like repeat-containing protein: MRHPLTMYTVLFVCLCLNLMASSGSAAGDAHRPEHRRYGDWTSCRIGGGGYILGVRYTPDPDRLYAWTDVGGAYRSDDAGRTWRHITWTLPYGGSTESRGMMYVRDLLPDHRDPDRVAIVIGYHWSPPYGVMISDDAGRSWRAVLEEVWVCGDDETRMDGSVLVRDARRPETIWCAGIRDGVFVSRDNGETWASLGGPETQPTDLLVDRSDSGRLWLSGLAMHRGVIERYANTPDGQLKLPGGLWRTADHGGSWERLVGGRDVRGLVQDPVVSSTLYAIFDDHRWIMRSEDAGERWHRYDTGLDIGSPSPWGPHPHRYQALTVAHGVVYATSTRGQHYRLDRARDRWVRLSGPENVREPEGWWGATLDDPTHGTDSWVSTMASVARLTVSPHNPSDRWMTDWYSAYHSGDGGRTWTNRSEGFEVTYIDALEQDPTDPSIVHLGMADNGYFRSDDAGLSFRGFSNDTPITNNIKSLSVPKANPRRVYAVGPNPPGGGWYAGHVFISNDRGSTWRSSSMDGLPEITEAGHRAHTILALDDAPDTVFLTVTQSVVEGGGGLYRSLDGGESWVWFGEGLPGGVAFYRHESWRGGKELAVSPDGVMLTQSIQNRLLYRRRPGDGGWVRLDFPFHGDLNDLRADPHRAGRFYAAVLQDGVYRTDDAGSSWLRLTTPTRAPGASQLVVDRVVPGRLAAGTANGVILSRDSGRSWVHLDPSLPGRIDWNKGAFVGDRLVVGSGGHGAFWIDLRRR; this comes from the coding sequence ATGCGGCACCCTCTGACTATGTATACGGTTCTCTTCGTCTGCCTGTGCCTGAATCTCATGGCTTCGAGCGGCTCAGCGGCGGGAGACGCGCATCGGCCTGAGCACCGCCGATACGGCGACTGGACTTCGTGTCGCATTGGTGGCGGCGGGTATATCCTCGGCGTGCGGTACACGCCTGATCCGGATCGCCTGTACGCCTGGACCGACGTCGGAGGTGCTTACCGCTCCGACGATGCGGGGCGGACCTGGAGGCACATCACCTGGACGCTGCCTTATGGCGGGTCTACCGAGTCGCGGGGGATGATGTACGTTCGTGATCTGCTGCCTGATCACCGGGATCCCGATCGTGTGGCGATCGTCATTGGTTATCACTGGTCGCCGCCTTATGGCGTGATGATTTCTGACGACGCGGGGCGGTCGTGGCGTGCGGTTCTGGAAGAGGTATGGGTTTGCGGTGACGATGAAACCCGGATGGATGGTTCTGTTCTTGTGCGTGATGCTCGGCGGCCCGAGACGATCTGGTGTGCCGGGATTCGTGACGGCGTGTTTGTCAGCCGGGACAATGGCGAGACCTGGGCGTCTCTGGGTGGTCCCGAGACTCAGCCGACCGACCTGCTGGTTGATCGTTCGGACTCGGGTCGGCTCTGGCTGTCCGGTCTGGCGATGCACCGCGGGGTGATCGAGCGCTACGCGAACACGCCCGATGGTCAGCTGAAGCTGCCGGGTGGTTTATGGCGGACGGCGGACCACGGCGGGAGTTGGGAGCGGCTTGTCGGCGGCCGTGACGTTCGGGGTTTGGTTCAGGATCCTGTCGTTTCGTCGACGCTGTACGCTATTTTTGATGATCATCGTTGGATCATGCGGTCTGAGGATGCGGGAGAGCGTTGGCATCGTTACGACACCGGTCTCGATATCGGCAGCCCGAGTCCCTGGGGTCCTCACCCGCACCGCTACCAGGCTCTCACGGTTGCGCACGGCGTGGTTTACGCGACGTCCACACGTGGTCAGCACTACAGGTTGGATCGTGCGCGTGATCGGTGGGTCAGGCTGTCGGGGCCTGAGAACGTCCGGGAGCCCGAGGGCTGGTGGGGTGCCACGCTCGATGACCCTACCCACGGGACGGATAGTTGGGTCAGCACGATGGCCTCGGTAGCGCGCCTGACGGTGAGTCCCCATAATCCGAGTGATCGATGGATGACTGACTGGTACTCGGCGTACCACAGCGGCGATGGTGGTCGAACCTGGACCAACCGGTCCGAGGGTTTCGAGGTCACTTACATCGACGCTCTGGAGCAGGACCCGACTGATCCGAGCATCGTCCACCTTGGCATGGCGGACAACGGTTATTTTCGTTCGGATGACGCGGGTCTCAGCTTTCGCGGTTTTTCCAACGACACCCCGATCACCAACAACATCAAGAGCCTGAGTGTCCCGAAGGCCAACCCGCGTCGCGTCTACGCCGTGGGCCCGAATCCGCCCGGAGGCGGCTGGTACGCGGGGCACGTCTTCATCTCGAACGATCGCGGCTCGACGTGGCGGTCATCGAGTATGGATGGTCTGCCCGAGATCACCGAGGCCGGGCATCGTGCGCACACGATCCTCGCTCTCGATGATGCACCCGACACGGTCTTCCTGACCGTAACCCAGTCGGTTGTTGAGGGTGGCGGCGGGCTCTACCGGAGTCTGGATGGGGGTGAGAGTTGGGTGTGGTTCGGCGAGGGCTTGCCTGGCGGTGTCGCGTTCTATCGCCACGAGTCGTGGCGAGGTGGCAAGGAGTTGGCGGTTTCACCCGACGGTGTGATGCTGACGCAGAGTATTCAGAACCGGCTGCTCTACAGGCGTCGGCCTGGTGACGGGGGTTGGGTTCGTCTGGACTTTCCGTTTCATGGCGATCTCAACGACTTGAGGGCGGATCCGCATCGTGCGGGGCGTTTCTACGCGGCGGTGTTGCAGGACGGGGTGTACCGCACGGATGACGCTGGATCGAGTTGGTTGCGGCTCACTACTCCGACGCGTGCGCCGGGTGCCTCGCAGCTGGTGGTTGACCGCGTCGTTCCCGGCCGTCTTGCCGCGGGCACCGCCAACGGGGTGATCCTGAGCAGGGACAGCGGCAGGTCCTGGGTGCATCTGGATCCTTCGCTCCCGGGTCGTATCGATTGGAACAAGGGTGCCTTCGTGGGCGACCGGCTGGTCGTCGGCTCGGGTGGACACGGCGCCTTCTGGATTGACTTGCGGCGGCGATGA
- a CDS encoding DegT/DnrJ/EryC1/StrS family aminotransferase — MSGRYRVPEHPRGFICGEEEERAVLDAIRHGGSLSYAGPNLPAFEREFADYVGVDHAIAVANCTVGLFVAAQALRLGVGDEVIMTPQTFRATAAGLIIKGVRICFADIDDSLNLDPETIESLITERTKAVFVTHMHGNPADMPRILEIARARGLYVVEDAAHAPGATCDGVCVGGFGDLTVFSFHSLKNMSTGGEGGMITARDRSLADACRALRTMGVHGDLVSRETRGFGRYAKPDFYYNDHSGGAFDAYYRPGYELGMNMRLSDLQAAFGRVQLRRLDAMNATRARIAARYDDVVRDLPVFNRFEPRRGDRCVYHLYPLRLNTDVCGWSRDEVVRYLQEDRGIEMLLRYFPVHLSEYMQHAGYRLGACPVCERIYFEEMINLPISPNLTEEQIDWVCGSLVEVNRRAVSAGHLTR; from the coding sequence GTGAGCGGTCGTTATCGTGTTCCGGAGCATCCGCGCGGTTTTATCTGTGGCGAGGAGGAAGAGCGGGCGGTTCTGGATGCGATCCGTCACGGCGGTTCGCTCAGTTACGCCGGTCCGAATCTGCCTGCCTTCGAGCGTGAGTTTGCCGACTATGTTGGCGTGGATCACGCCATCGCGGTCGCCAACTGCACCGTCGGGTTGTTCGTGGCGGCGCAGGCGCTTCGGCTGGGCGTTGGTGACGAGGTCATCATGACGCCACAGACGTTCCGAGCCACGGCTGCCGGGCTGATCATCAAGGGTGTACGGATCTGTTTCGCGGATATCGATGACTCGTTGAACCTGGATCCCGAGACGATCGAGTCGCTGATCACTGAGCGCACGAAGGCGGTTTTCGTCACGCACATGCATGGGAACCCCGCTGACATGCCGCGGATCCTGGAGATTGCGCGCGCACGCGGGTTGTATGTTGTCGAGGACGCTGCGCACGCACCGGGTGCCACGTGTGACGGGGTTTGTGTCGGCGGTTTCGGCGACCTGACGGTGTTTTCCTTCCACAGTCTGAAGAACATGTCGACGGGCGGTGAGGGCGGGATGATCACCGCGCGGGACCGTTCGCTGGCCGATGCCTGCCGGGCTTTGCGGACGATGGGTGTTCACGGCGATCTCGTGTCACGCGAGACGCGTGGTTTTGGTCGTTACGCCAAGCCGGATTTCTATTACAACGACCACAGCGGAGGGGCTTTCGACGCCTACTACCGGCCGGGGTACGAGTTGGGCATGAACATGAGGTTGAGTGACCTTCAGGCGGCTTTCGGTCGTGTTCAGCTCAGGCGGCTTGATGCGATGAACGCCACGCGGGCTCGGATTGCTGCGCGTTACGACGATGTGGTTCGCGACCTGCCTGTCTTCAACCGGTTCGAGCCGCGTCGCGGCGACCGCTGCGTCTATCATTTGTATCCGCTGCGTCTGAACACCGACGTCTGTGGTTGGTCTCGTGACGAGGTTGTCCGCTACCTGCAGGAGGATCGCGGGATTGAGATGCTGCTGCGTTACTTCCCCGTTCATCTTTCGGAATACATGCAGCATGCCGGCTATCGGCTCGGTGCCTGCCCGGTCTGTGAGCGGATCTACTTTGAGGAGATGATCAATCTTCCGATCAGCCCCAATCTGACGGAAGAGCAGATCGACTGGGTTTGCGGCAGCCTTGTTGAGGTGAATCGTCGAGCCGTATCGGCGGGTCACCTGACCCGGTAG